The window TCCGGCTTCATGTATTCTGCGGTTGGTTCCTACCTCGCACGGGTGTGGCGGCTGTTCGATTTCCGCTTCACCCGCTATCCGCCGTTCTTGGCGACGGTGGCGGTGAGCGTGCTGGCCTACATCAACTTCTTTACCCATCACTACGTCGTCGATCTGCGCTATCCGCTGATTGCGGCGACGGTGCTGCTGTACGGGCCGACATGGGTGCATTACACGCCGCGGCGGATGCGGTTGCGGATGCCATTGGTGCTGGGATTCTTCCTCGTGGCGCTGTTCATCTGGTTTGCGGAGAACATCGGCACCTTTGCCGGGGCGTGGATGTATCCGAACCAGAAGGAGGGCTGGGCCGTGGTGCATTTTTCCAAGCTTGGGTCTTGGTATCTGCTGATGATCCTGAGCTTCGTGATGGTCAGTTGGGTGGCGCGGCCGGAGGCGGAGACTTGACGAAAGGCCCCTGGCGGTGGCCTTTGGGGGCATGAGCCTTTCGCATCCCGCCATCGCCCCGCCGCTGCCCTTTGCCTCCGCCCCGGCCGAGGAGGCGCGGGCACGCTACCGAGACACCACGATCGCGGACCTGGCCGCTGGAGCGGCCGGGTGCAGCCCGTACCTCGCCGGGTTGCTGGCGCGAGAGGAAGAATGGCTGCGGGAGGTTTTGCCCCTGAGCCGGGAAGAGGGGCTGGCGCGCTGTTTTGAGGCGGAAGAGGGGGCTGAACTGGCATCCATGCTGCGCCGGACAAAGGCGCGGGCGGCGTTGTGGGCCGGGCTGGGCGATCTGTCCAACGACTGGACGCTGGAACAGGTGACAGGGGCGCTGACCGAGGTGGCGGATCGGGCTGTCGATACGGCGATGCGATCGCTGGTGGATGCCGAGATCGCCCGCGGCAAGCTGCCGGACGTGGGTGCGCCCTGCGGTGGATTGTTCGCGCTGGCCATGGGCAAGATGGGGGCGCATGAGCTGAACTATTCGTCGGACATCGACCTGATTCTGCTGTTCGACGAGACGCTTTATCCGGCGGAGGATTACCAGAATGTGCGGCGGATCTTCGTGCGGATTGCGCAGAAGCTGGTGCGGATACTGTCCGACAACACGTCCGAGGGGTATGTTTTTCGCACCGATTTGCGGCTGCGCCCAAACCCTTCGGTGACGCCGGTTGTGATCGGTGTCGGTGCGGCGGAGCGGTATTACGAGGCGGAGGGGCGCGGCTGGGAACGCTCGGCGATGATCAAGGCGCGGCCCTGTGCCGGCGATATCGCGGCAGGCGAGCGGTTCATGGAGGATCTCCGGCCTTTCGTCTGGCGGCGGCACCTCGATTTTGCGGCAATCGAGGATGCGCATACGATGCGGCTGCGTATCCGTGAGCACAAGGGACTGGCCGGTCCTTTCCGGTTGCCGGGCCACAACGTGAAACTGGGGCAGGGCGGTATCCGCGAGATCGAGTTCTTCGCGCAGACGCACCAGCTTATCCTCGGCGGCCGCCAACCGGAGCTGCGGTTGCGTGGTACATGTCCGGCTTTGAAGGCACTGGCCGAAGGTGGCTGGGTGCCAAGCGACCTGGCGGCGGATCTCGCGACGGCCTATCGCGCCCACAGGGTGCTGGAACACCGATTGCAGATGCTGGACGACGCGCAGACCCATACCTATCCCGAGAGCGATGACAGTCGGAGTCGGCTGGCCTTGTTCTGCGGAGCGCAGGATGCCGCGGCATTCGAAGCGCACGAGGCGGCACGATTCAAGGCGGTACACGCGGCAACGGAGGATTTCTTCGCCCCGGACAAGGCGGTGCAGGCCGACTGGACCGGGTTTGCCGATGAGGAGGCGGCATTGGAGCGGGTGGACGGGTGGCAGAGCCTGCCGGCGCTGCGCTCCGACCGGGCGCGCAATA of the Algicella marina genome contains:
- a CDS encoding bifunctional [glutamine synthetase] adenylyltransferase/[glutamine synthetase]-adenylyl-L-tyrosine phosphorylase, giving the protein MSLSHPAIAPPLPFASAPAEEARARYRDTTIADLAAGAAGCSPYLAGLLAREEEWLREVLPLSREEGLARCFEAEEGAELASMLRRTKARAALWAGLGDLSNDWTLEQVTGALTEVADRAVDTAMRSLVDAEIARGKLPDVGAPCGGLFALAMGKMGAHELNYSSDIDLILLFDETLYPAEDYQNVRRIFVRIAQKLVRILSDNTSEGYVFRTDLRLRPNPSVTPVVIGVGAAERYYEAEGRGWERSAMIKARPCAGDIAAGERFMEDLRPFVWRRHLDFAAIEDAHTMRLRIREHKGLAGPFRLPGHNVKLGQGGIREIEFFAQTHQLILGGRQPELRLRGTCPALKALAEGGWVPSDLAADLATAYRAHRVLEHRLQMLDDAQTHTYPESDDSRSRLALFCGAQDAAAFEAHEAARFKAVHAATEDFFAPDKAVQADWTGFADEEAALERVDGWQSLPALRSDRARNIFRRLLPKISARLATARAPDEALVHFDRFIRGLPAGVQVFSLFDSRPELLDLVVEICAVAPRLAGYLGHNAHVLDSFLSADFFRPLPGCDALEAELRAVLDEVGDYERALDSVRVWVRERHFRVGVQLLRGLAPPEEAAREYADLAEAAVRALLPLVVDEFAVRFGRPPGAGLAVVGMGKLGSREMTASSDLDLIIIYDAAGVEASDGPKSLDAAVYYSRLTKAFLSALTVPTAEGGLYEVDMRLRPSGRQGPVATGLASFTKYQQEEAWTWEHLALTRARVVAVAGEPALRARIETAVREGLCAARPRDEVMADMRDMRRRLLEAKGSGSIWDVKTGPGRLLDMDLYLQAGALTEQLVESHAPRDMLSALADRGYLTPADARTLSTAYRAFSTVQHLARVAVEGTLDRDKMGTGAAEVLCRALGVADIEALEAELTIQAEAAAAVIDAGIG
- a CDS encoding DUF817 domain-containing protein, with translation MVAASEIGVAGWRLWLTEFWWFGVRQAWACLFGGLMLALIVATHFFWPDGAVLHRYDFLFLAALIVQAGLLALGLESWEEARVILLFHVVGTAMELFKTYAGSWIYPEEAIFRIGGVPLFSGFMYSAVGSYLARVWRLFDFRFTRYPPFLATVAVSVLAYINFFTHHYVVDLRYPLIAATVLLYGPTWVHYTPRRMRLRMPLVLGFFLVALFIWFAENIGTFAGAWMYPNQKEGWAVVHFSKLGSWYLLMILSFVMVSWVARPEAET